A DNA window from Candidatus Eisenbacteria bacterium contains the following coding sequences:
- a CDS encoding GTP cyclohydrolase II, with the protein GDVFGSLRCDCNEQLIAAMQMVEKEGRGVVLYMRQEGRGIGLLNKLKAYRLQDDGMDTVEANEKLGFRPDLRDYGIGAQILHDLGVGKMRLMTNNPKKLVGLHGYGLEVVERVALEVDPNFFNEHYLKAKRDKLGHLILIER; encoded by the coding sequence GGAGACGTGTTCGGCTCCCTGCGCTGTGACTGCAATGAGCAGCTGATCGCTGCTATGCAGATGGTCGAGAAAGAAGGTCGGGGTGTCGTATTGTACATGAGGCAGGAGGGGAGAGGCATCGGGCTTCTGAACAAGCTGAAAGCATATAGGCTGCAGGACGATGGGATGGACACCGTAGAGGCAAACGAGAAACTTGGCTTCCGGCCGGATTTGCGAGACTACGGCATCGGCGCGCAGATTCTTCACGACCTTGGGGTCGGCAAGATGCGGCTGATGACGAACAATCCAAAAAAACTCGTTGGGTTGCACGGATATGGACTGGAGGTCGTGGAACGAGTTGCGCTTGAGGTCGATCCGAATTTCTTCAATGAGCATTACCTCAAGGCAAAGCGAGACAAGCTCGGACACTTGATTCTGATCGAACGTTAG